One stretch of Amycolatopsis tolypomycina DNA includes these proteins:
- a CDS encoding winged helix DNA-binding domain-containing protein: MNARALNRALLARQHLLERTSLPAAEMLGHLVGMQAQAPLAPYVGLWTRISGFRPAELASLVSGRDAVRGLLMRGTVHLVLAEDARVLRPLVQRVVAGGYTGHFGRRVGDADLDAVARFGRVLLNERPRTRRQLQDALAARWPEHDAEALSYAVSYLVPTAQVTPRGVWGSTGPATLTTLDGWLGSPLAEGPSLEDVVRRYLRAFGPASVADVQAWSGLTKLREIVEPMGLRTFRAESGEVLYDVEDGVLPDPSTPAPVRFLPEYDNVLLSHADRARILPPGRRVPLPPGNGASRGTLLVDGFYRADWRLHADRLEVTAHDRLTAGERAEILDEGARLLEFLEAGERSVRITGN, from the coding sequence GTGAACGCCCGGGCGCTGAACCGGGCGCTGCTCGCGCGGCAGCACCTGCTCGAGCGGACGTCGTTGCCCGCCGCGGAGATGCTCGGGCACCTGGTCGGGATGCAGGCACAGGCGCCGCTCGCGCCGTACGTCGGGCTGTGGACCCGGATCTCCGGGTTCCGGCCGGCCGAGCTGGCGTCCCTGGTGTCGGGCCGCGACGCCGTGCGTGGCCTGCTCATGCGGGGCACCGTCCACTTGGTCCTCGCCGAGGACGCCCGGGTGCTGCGGCCGCTGGTCCAGCGCGTGGTGGCCGGCGGCTACACCGGCCACTTCGGCCGCCGCGTCGGCGACGCCGACCTCGACGCGGTGGCCCGCTTCGGCCGGGTGCTGCTGAACGAGCGGCCCCGCACCCGGCGTCAGCTGCAGGACGCACTGGCCGCGCGGTGGCCGGAGCACGACGCCGAGGCGCTGTCGTACGCGGTCAGCTACCTGGTGCCGACCGCGCAGGTGACGCCGCGCGGGGTGTGGGGGTCGACCGGCCCGGCCACGCTGACCACCCTGGACGGCTGGCTCGGCTCTCCGCTGGCCGAGGGGCCGTCCCTGGAGGACGTGGTGCGGCGGTACCTGCGGGCGTTCGGCCCGGCTTCGGTCGCCGACGTCCAGGCGTGGTCGGGGCTGACGAAGCTGCGGGAGATCGTGGAGCCGATGGGCCTGCGCACGTTCCGCGCGGAGTCCGGCGAAGTGCTCTACGACGTCGAGGATGGCGTGCTGCCGGATCCGTCGACACCCGCGCCGGTGCGGTTCCTGCCGGAGTACGACAACGTCCTGCTCTCGCACGCCGACCGGGCGCGGATCCTCCCGCCCGGGCGGCGGGTCCCGCTGCCGCCGGGCAACGGCGCTTCGCGAGGGACGCTGCTGGTCGACGGGTTCTACCGCGCGGACTGGCGCCTGCACGCCGACCGCCTGGAGGTCACCGCGCACGACCGGCTCACGGCGGGGGAGCGGGCGGAGATCCTCGACGAGGGCGCGCGGCTGCTGGAGTTCCTCGAGGCGGGCGAGCGGTCTGTGCGAATCACCGGAAACTGA
- a CDS encoding epoxide hydrolase family protein — MTNEIRPFRIDVPQADLDDLHRRLASARFADPVPGDEPDWSRGMPTSEVQALAEYWRDGFDWRAQEAALNAFPQFTTEIDGQAIHFLHVRSAQADAVPLLLTHGYPGSVAEFLDVIGPLTEPGPDAFHVVVPSVPGFGFSTPLSGPGWELARTTDAFAELMTRLGYDRFAAQGGDLGAGVTGRLAALYPDRVIGTHVNSDRGTIALAGEQLPLPDGLSEAEQSELDAARREWQAGRGYLDLQSHKPETIAAALTDSPVGQLAWIAEKFEAWTGANGVDRDRLLTNVSLYWFTRSGASAARFLYESAHAAHGWLAPSDVPAGWAVFNSSPIVRRIMDPDEKIAHWSDFAEGGHFAAMEEPELLVADIRAFFRGLRP, encoded by the coding sequence ATGACGAACGAAATCCGCCCCTTCCGCATCGACGTCCCGCAGGCCGACCTCGATGACCTGCACCGACGGCTGGCCTCCGCCCGGTTCGCCGACCCGGTGCCCGGCGACGAGCCCGACTGGTCCCGCGGCATGCCGACGTCCGAGGTCCAGGCCCTGGCCGAGTACTGGCGCGACGGCTTCGACTGGCGGGCCCAGGAAGCGGCGCTCAACGCGTTCCCGCAGTTCACGACCGAGATCGACGGCCAGGCCATCCACTTCCTGCACGTCCGTTCGGCCCAGGCCGACGCGGTGCCGCTGCTGCTCACCCACGGCTATCCCGGCTCGGTCGCCGAGTTCCTCGACGTCATCGGCCCGCTGACCGAGCCCGGCCCGGACGCCTTCCACGTCGTCGTCCCGTCGGTGCCCGGCTTCGGGTTCTCGACGCCGCTGAGCGGCCCCGGCTGGGAGCTGGCCCGCACGACCGACGCGTTCGCCGAGCTGATGACCCGCCTCGGCTACGACCGGTTCGCCGCGCAGGGCGGCGACCTGGGGGCGGGGGTCACCGGCCGGCTCGCGGCGCTGTACCCGGACCGCGTCATCGGCACCCACGTCAACAGCGACCGCGGCACGATCGCCCTCGCCGGCGAGCAGCTGCCACTGCCGGACGGCCTGTCCGAGGCCGAACAGTCCGAATTGGACGCCGCCCGCCGGGAATGGCAGGCCGGCCGCGGCTACCTCGACCTCCAGTCGCACAAGCCGGAGACGATCGCGGCCGCGCTCACCGACTCCCCGGTCGGGCAGCTGGCCTGGATCGCGGAGAAGTTCGAGGCGTGGACCGGCGCGAACGGCGTCGACCGCGACCGGCTGCTGACCAACGTGAGTCTCTACTGGTTCACCCGCAGCGGCGCGAGCGCGGCCCGGTTCCTGTACGAGTCCGCCCACGCGGCGCACGGCTGGCTGGCGCCGTCGGACGTCCCGGCGGGCTGGGCGGTGTTCAACTCCTCGCCGATCGTCCGGCGGATCATGGACCCCGACGAGAAGATCGCGCACTGGTCGGACTTCGCCGAAGGCGGGCACTTCGCCGCCATGGAGGAGCCCGAACTGCTTGTGGCCGACATCCGCGCGTTCTTCCGCGGGCTGCGGCCGTGA
- a CDS encoding helix-turn-helix transcriptional regulator: MLQTSARLLRLLSLLEMRRDWTGADLADRLGVSARTVRTDIGKLRELGYPVEAAPGVQGGYRLGAGAQLPPLLLDDDEAVAVAVGLRTAAGIAGIGETSVRALAKLEQVLPSRLRHRVQALQTATVAVPGAGPAVDADVLTAIAAAIRASERLRFDYTSHQRTPSRRDVEPHRLVSWGWRWYLVAWDTARGDWRTFRVDRMTPKVPNGPRFTPRQPPEGDVARFVQRSAGAATWRFHARVRLHASVEYVRARLPIAVDVTPEGPDRCVAEVGSDHAQMLALYLGLLDVDFEVLDAPELAEALAKTGERFLRAASAGSPPAPG, encoded by the coding sequence ATGTTGCAGACCTCGGCCCGTCTCCTCCGGCTGCTGTCCTTGCTCGAGATGCGGCGCGACTGGACGGGCGCCGACCTGGCCGACCGGCTCGGCGTCTCCGCGCGCACCGTCCGCACCGACATCGGCAAGCTGCGGGAGCTCGGCTACCCGGTCGAGGCCGCCCCCGGCGTCCAGGGCGGCTACCGCCTCGGCGCGGGCGCCCAGCTCCCGCCACTGCTGCTGGACGACGACGAAGCCGTCGCTGTCGCGGTCGGGCTGCGGACCGCGGCGGGTATCGCCGGCATCGGCGAGACGTCGGTGCGCGCGCTGGCCAAGCTGGAGCAGGTGCTGCCGTCGCGGCTGCGGCACCGGGTGCAGGCCCTGCAGACCGCGACGGTCGCGGTGCCCGGCGCCGGCCCGGCGGTCGACGCCGACGTGCTGACCGCGATCGCGGCGGCGATCCGGGCCAGCGAGCGGCTGCGCTTCGACTACACGAGCCACCAGCGCACGCCGAGCCGCCGCGACGTCGAGCCGCACCGGCTGGTCAGCTGGGGATGGCGCTGGTACCTGGTCGCCTGGGACACCGCCCGCGGCGACTGGCGCACCTTCCGCGTCGACCGGATGACGCCGAAAGTGCCGAACGGCCCGCGCTTCACCCCGCGCCAGCCGCCGGAGGGCGATGTCGCGCGGTTCGTCCAGCGCAGCGCGGGCGCGGCGACGTGGCGGTTCCACGCCCGGGTGCGGTTGCACGCCTCGGTGGAGTACGTCCGGGCCCGCCTGCCGATCGCGGTCGACGTGACGCCCGAGGGGCCGGACCGCTGTGTGGCCGAGGTCGGGTCCGACCACGCGCAGATGCTCGCGCTGTACCTGGGCCTGCTCGACGTCGACTTCGAGGTGCTCGACGCGCCGGAGCTGGCCGAGGCGCTGGCGAAGACGGGCGAGCGGTTCCTGCGGGCCGCTAGCGCAGGGAGTCCGCCAGCTCCTGGATGA
- a CDS encoding SRPBCC family protein produces MEITTPADDRILITREFDAPKHLVYRVWTTPELVSRWWSGHRGTTTEVKLDLRPGGRWRYVLKTEDGAEVGFHGEYREIVPDERIVYTEVFELPGVDPDDVDGPLITVTFTALDGDRTRLELLTETGSEELRDTILQSGMEVGVREQFVIIQELADSLR; encoded by the coding sequence GTGGAGATCACCACCCCCGCCGACGACCGGATCCTCATCACGCGCGAGTTCGACGCGCCGAAGCACCTGGTCTACCGCGTGTGGACCACGCCGGAACTGGTGAGCCGCTGGTGGAGCGGCCACCGCGGGACCACCACCGAGGTCAAGCTCGACCTGCGGCCGGGCGGCCGCTGGCGCTACGTCCTGAAGACCGAAGACGGCGCCGAGGTCGGCTTCCACGGCGAGTACCGCGAGATCGTGCCGGACGAGCGGATCGTCTACACCGAAGTCTTCGAACTGCCCGGCGTGGACCCGGACGACGTGGACGGCCCGCTCATCACGGTCACGTTCACCGCCCTCGACGGCGACCGCACCCGCCTGGAGCTGCTGACCGAGACCGGCAGCGAGGAACTGCGCGACACGATCCTGCAGTCCGGCATGGAGGTCGGCGTGCGGGAACAGTTCGTGATCATCCAGGAGCTGGCGGACTCCCTGCGCTAG
- a CDS encoding ArsR/SmtB family transcription factor, which produces MARAATTADTFNAVAEPRRRQILDVLMDGERSVGDLVDLLGLAQPQVSKHLRVLREVGAVDVRGDGRQRLYRLNGAALKPIHDWVKRYERTWAARFGLMDDVLEELKEQEQ; this is translated from the coding sequence GTGGCAAGAGCAGCGACGACAGCCGACACCTTCAACGCGGTCGCCGAACCCCGGCGGCGGCAGATCCTCGACGTCCTCATGGACGGCGAGCGGTCGGTCGGCGACCTCGTCGACCTGCTCGGCCTGGCCCAGCCGCAGGTGTCGAAGCACCTGCGCGTGCTGCGCGAAGTCGGTGCGGTCGACGTGCGCGGCGACGGCCGCCAGCGGCTCTACCGGCTCAACGGCGCCGCGCTCAAGCCCATCCACGACTGGGTCAAGCGCTACGAACGGACGTGGGCGGCGCGGTTCGGCCTGATGGACGACGTCCTCGAGGAACTCAAGGAACAGGAGCAGTGA